One Symphalangus syndactylus isolate Jambi chromosome 20, NHGRI_mSymSyn1-v2.1_pri, whole genome shotgun sequence DNA segment encodes these proteins:
- the LOC129470529 gene encoding LOW QUALITY PROTEIN: major facilitator superfamily domain-containing protein 1 (The sequence of the model RefSeq protein was modified relative to this genomic sequence to represent the inferred CDS: inserted 6 bases in 4 codons; deleted 2 bases in 2 codons; substituted 3 bases at 3 genomic stop codons), whose translation MLLLMCFLGFSSYFCYNNPAALQTQDKQNRQVNTMKFMLLYAWYSWPNVVLCFFGGFLKDRVFGIXWGTITFSCFICIGQVXFVLGGIFNVFWLMEFERFVFGIGGECLAVAQDTYAVSWFKDKELNLCXGLQQFSMARIGSTVNMDFMSWLYSKIEALWGSAGHTTPGVTLKTGGIKCILSLICAFLALAYLDLRAERILHKEQXKTGXVFKLTDVKDFSLPLWPIFIICVCYCVAMFPFIGPGKVFFTEKFGFSFQAASAMNSVAYVLSAPTPXVFGLPVDDTGKNGICVLRVVAATLVSHMMLAFMMXSHWVAMCLLGISYSLLACALWLIVASEVPDHQLGTAYGFMQSIQKLGLAIISITAGTMILDIGGYLFLEVFFIACVSMSLLSVVLLYFVNYAQGENLNYSTRQREEIKFSHT comes from the exons ATGCTGTTATTGATGTGCTTCCTTGGCTTCAGCAGCTATTTTTGCTATAATAATCCTGCTGCCCTTCAGACTCAGGATAAACAGAATAGGCAGGTGAACACCATGAAATTCATGCTGCTATATGCCTGGTATTCTTGGCCCAATGTAGTTTTGTGTTTCTTTGGTGGCTTTTTAAAAGACCGAGTATTTGGAATCTGATGGGGCACAATTACTTTTAGCTGTTTTATTTGCATTGGACAGG GTTTTGTTCTCGGTggaatatttaatgttttttggCTGATGGAATTTGAAAGATTTGTGTTTGGGATTGGTGGGGAGTGCTTAGCAGTTGCCCAGGATACATATGCTGTGAGCTGGTTTAAAGACAAAGAATTAAACCTGT CTGGACTCCAACAATTTAGCATGGCTAGAATTGGAAGTACAGTAAACATGGACTTCATGAGTTGGCTGTATTCTAAGATTGAAGCTTTGTGGGGTTCTGCTGGTCACACAACCCCTGGGGTCACACTTAAGACTGGGGGtataaaatgtattctttcactAATCTGCGCCTTC TTGGCTCTTGCTTACTTAGATCTGAGAGCAGAGAGAATCCTtcataaagaaca aaaaacagggtaagtttttaaattaactgaTGTGAAAGATTTCTCCTTACCCCTGTGGCCCATATTTATCATCTGTGTCTGCTATTGTGTTGCCATGTTCCCTTTTATTGGACCTGGGAAAGTTTTCTTTACAGagaaatttggattttctttccAGGCAGCAAGTGCAATGAACAGTGTTGCATATGTCTTATCAGCTCCCACGCC GGTATTTGGGCTCCCCGTGGATGACACGGGGAAGAACGGCATCTGCGTTCTGCGTGTGGTCGCAGCCACTCTTGTGTCCCACATGATGCTGGCCTTTATGATGTAGAGCCATTGGGTTGCTATGTGTCTTCTGGGAATCTCCTATTCATTGCTTGCCTGTGCATTATGGCTAATAGTGGCATCTGAAGTTCCTGACCATCAGCTGGGAACTGCATATGGCTTCATGCAGTCCATTCAGAAACTTGGGTTGGCCATCATTTCCATCACTGCTGGGACG ATGATACTGGATATTGGGGGATATTTGTTTTTAGAAGTTTTCTTCATTGCCTGTGTTTCTATGTCACTTTTATCTGTGGTCTTACTCTATTTTGTGAATTATGCCCAGGGTGAGAACCTAAATTATTCCACAAgacaaagggaagaaataaaattttcccaTACTTAG